One genomic segment of Dehalogenimonas alkenigignens includes these proteins:
- the pstC gene encoding phosphate ABC transporter permease subunit PstC: MAITPVDLYAGTAASLRKRRRPLEQVTELAIRFTGLLAIVVLVGVFAILLQQGLPALFQTSPWEFLTGDRWLPFSEPPVLGIRQFFVATLWVTGVSTVLAVPIGVGCAIYLAEVAPRRVSDLVKPLVELLSGFPSVVMGFIGLLLLSPWVQNTLGLNTGLTGFTAGIMLAMMSLPVIVSVSEDALRAVPDEYRQASYGLGATKWETIWHVCLPSALSGVSAAIMLGVGRAIGETMTVLMVAGGALAVPNNPFTPMMPMTAAVASGIGNAVVGGPVYKALFAIGLVLFMLTLLVNFIAAHVLNAQKRKFARN; this comes from the coding sequence GTGGCTATTACTCCAGTCGACTTATATGCCGGCACCGCCGCCAGTTTGCGCAAACGCCGTCGCCCTTTAGAGCAGGTGACTGAGTTGGCCATACGCTTCACCGGCCTCCTGGCCATCGTTGTTCTTGTGGGCGTCTTTGCAATCCTGCTGCAGCAGGGTTTACCGGCCTTGTTCCAGACCTCACCCTGGGAATTTCTCACAGGGGACCGCTGGCTGCCCTTTTCCGAACCGCCGGTGCTGGGTATCCGCCAGTTTTTTGTGGCTACACTGTGGGTTACCGGCGTGTCCACCGTCCTGGCCGTGCCCATAGGGGTCGGCTGTGCAATCTACCTGGCAGAAGTGGCGCCGCGCAGGGTCTCAGATCTGGTCAAACCGCTGGTCGAGCTGCTCTCCGGCTTCCCGTCGGTGGTCATGGGCTTTATCGGGCTGTTACTCCTTTCGCCTTGGGTGCAGAACACCCTCGGCCTCAATACCGGATTGACCGGCTTTACCGCTGGCATCATGCTGGCCATGATGAGCCTGCCAGTCATCGTCTCGGTGTCTGAAGACGCCTTGCGGGCGGTGCCGGACGAGTACCGTCAGGCGTCTTATGGCTTGGGAGCCACCAAGTGGGAGACCATCTGGCACGTCTGTCTGCCCTCGGCTTTGTCCGGCGTCTCGGCGGCAATCATGCTCGGCGTAGGCCGAGCCATCGGCGAAACGATGACGGTGCTGATGGTGGCCGGCGGCGCGCTGGCAGTGCCGAACAATCCCTTCACACCGATGATGCCGATGACTGCTGCCGTGGCTTCCGGCATCGGCAATGCGGTGGTCGGCGGTCCGGTGTACAAAGCCCTGTTCGCTATCGGCCTGGTGCTGTTCATGCTAACCCTATTGGTCAATTTCATTGCCGCTCACGTCCTCAATGCCCAGAAGCGCAAGTTCGCCAGGAATTAG
- the pstA gene encoding phosphate ABC transporter permease PstA has protein sequence MSLLFGAMLAVVVPIILIIIYMVASGYSVISWEFISQAPSQAGRAGGILPAIVGTAYLMLGTILIALPIGVMAGIYLSEYARDNWLTRLINLAIINLAGVPSIVFGLFGLAVFVLALDMGLSLIAASLTLAAQALAMTITTSREAIIAVPKEYRDGSLAIGVSRWQTIRHAVLPEASPGILTGAILAMSRAAGETAPILVVGAAFLVPNLPTSPFDRFMALPYHLYTVSAHVPGMPREVMWGVALVLVAMVLLFNILVAVIRIKTRKR, from the coding sequence ATGAGCCTGTTGTTTGGGGCCATGCTGGCCGTCGTCGTGCCGATCATCCTCATCATCATTTACATGGTGGCTTCCGGCTACAGCGTCATCTCCTGGGAATTCATCAGCCAGGCGCCGTCACAGGCCGGCAGGGCTGGCGGCATCCTGCCGGCTATCGTGGGCACAGCCTACCTGATGCTGGGAACCATCCTCATCGCCCTGCCTATCGGCGTTATGGCCGGCATCTACCTTTCCGAATATGCGCGGGACAACTGGCTGACCCGGCTGATCAACCTGGCCATTATCAATCTGGCCGGCGTGCCGTCGATCGTCTTCGGCCTGTTCGGCTTGGCCGTCTTTGTATTGGCTCTCGATATGGGCCTTTCGCTCATCGCCGCTTCTTTGACCCTGGCAGCACAGGCACTGGCCATGACCATTACAACCTCCAGAGAGGCTATCATCGCCGTGCCAAAGGAATATCGAGACGGGTCTCTGGCCATCGGTGTCTCCAGGTGGCAGACCATCCGCCATGCCGTACTTCCGGAAGCCTCGCCTGGTATTCTGACCGGCGCCATTCTAGCCATGAGTCGGGCCGCCGGAGAGACAGCGCCGATACTTGTTGTCGGTGCTGCCTTTCTGGTGCCCAACCTGCCGACCTCGCCCTTTGACCGTTTCATGGCCCTGCCCTACCACCTCTATACTGTCTCGGCCCATGTCCCAGGCATGCCGCGGGAGGTGATGTGGGGGGTAGCCCTTGTGCTGGTGGCTATGGTGTTATTGTTCAATATATTGGTCGCCGTTATACGTATAAAGACCCGCAAGAGGTAA
- the pstB gene encoding phosphate ABC transporter ATP-binding protein PstB produces the protein MDVRPSITTEKEPIACGCAPGTGKLRAEKVNLYYGHFRALKDVTLDIPACGITAIIGPSGCGKSSLLRQFNRMNDLIPSARTEGLMEFDGVDIFRRDVDVVELRKRVGMVFQKPNPFPMSIFDNVAYGPRRHGIRKKHVLEEIVEKSLRQAAIWDEVKDKLGQSGLSISGGQQQRVCIARVLAVEPEVILMDEPCSALDPIATLKIEDLMRTLACTYTIVIVTHNMQQAARVSDMTAFMMVDDDRSGTLVEYGPTTELFTNPRDKRTEDYITGRFG, from the coding sequence ATGGACGTGAGGCCTTCGATAACCACCGAAAAAGAACCTATCGCCTGCGGTTGCGCCCCCGGAACCGGCAAACTGCGAGCCGAAAAAGTCAACCTTTATTACGGTCACTTCCGGGCGCTCAAGGATGTGACTCTAGACATCCCGGCCTGCGGCATTACCGCCATCATCGGCCCTTCGGGCTGCGGCAAGTCGTCGCTGCTGCGGCAGTTCAACCGCATGAACGATCTCATCCCATCTGCCCGCACCGAGGGCTTGATGGAATTCGACGGCGTGGACATCTTCCGCAGGGACGTCGACGTAGTGGAACTCAGGAAGCGCGTCGGCATGGTTTTCCAAAAGCCCAATCCTTTTCCCATGTCCATCTTCGACAATGTTGCCTACGGGCCACGGCGACACGGTATTCGCAAGAAGCACGTGCTGGAAGAGATCGTCGAGAAAAGTCTGCGTCAAGCGGCCATCTGGGATGAGGTCAAGGATAAACTGGGGCAGTCCGGTCTGTCCATTTCCGGCGGCCAGCAGCAGCGCGTCTGCATCGCCCGGGTACTGGCTGTGGAGCCGGAGGTCATCCTCATGGACGAGCCCTGCTCAGCCCTGGATCCGATCGCCACACTTAAGATCGAGGATTTGATGCGCACCCTGGCCTGCACATATACTATCGTCATCGTCACGCACAATATGCAGCAGGCGGCCCGCGTCTCCGACATGACAGCCTTCATGATGGTCGACGACGATCGTTCTGGGACGTTGGTTGAATACGGGCCAACCACCGAGCTGTTCACTAATCCCCGTGACAAGCGTACCGAGGACTATATCACCGGCCGCTTCGGTTAA
- the phoU gene encoding phosphate signaling complex protein PhoU, protein MRVDYERNLKQLQDKVLALGSMVEKAIGLSMEAMKNRDIELARKLVEDDELINVKRYEIEEDCIHLIATQAPMARDLRVIVAVLNIIIDLERIGDHAAGNAKIAIMLGEEPPLKPLIDLPRMSDKTADMLHRALDAFIKRDATAARAVTMDDDEVDALYDQIFRELLFFMAEDPKTVSRATRLIWAAHNLERSADRVTNICERVVFVVTGKQEEIAGKY, encoded by the coding sequence ATGAGAGTGGATTACGAGCGCAACTTAAAACAGCTGCAGGATAAGGTACTGGCCCTGGGCAGCATGGTGGAGAAAGCCATCGGCCTGTCAATGGAAGCTATGAAAAACCGTGACATCGAGCTGGCTAGGAAACTGGTGGAAGATGACGAGCTTATTAATGTCAAGCGTTACGAGATTGAAGAAGATTGCATCCACCTGATCGCCACCCAGGCGCCGATGGCTCGGGATTTACGCGTCATCGTGGCCGTCTTGAACATCATCATCGATCTGGAACGCATTGGAGATCACGCCGCCGGCAACGCCAAAATCGCCATCATGCTGGGCGAAGAGCCGCCTCTTAAGCCGCTGATCGACCTGCCGCGGATGTCTGATAAAACAGCCGACATGCTGCATCGGGCGCTAGACGCCTTCATCAAGCGCGATGCTACGGCAGCTCGGGCGGTCACCATGGATGACGACGAGGTCGACGCCCTCTACGACCAGATCTTTCGCGAACTGCTCTTCTTTATGGCCGAAGATCCCAAGACGGTCAGCCGGGCTACCCGGCTCATCTGGGCGGCCCATAATCTGGAGCGCTCCGCCGACCGGGTGACCAACATTTGCGAGCGTGTGGTCTTCGTCGTCACAGGCAAACAGGAAGAGATCGCCGGAAAATATTAA
- a CDS encoding arsenate reductase ArsC — protein MRRLLFICVHNSGRSKMAEAFFNRYAGGQAIAESAGTEPGEAVNPVVVEAMKELDFDLANNLPRALTFEMTQGVEKAVTMGCMQGACPVVNAPHEDWALPDPKDKDISEVRRIRDEIKKRVVALLEGMGITPRL, from the coding sequence ATGAGAAGGCTCCTGTTTATCTGCGTCCACAACTCTGGGCGGTCTAAGATGGCTGAAGCCTTCTTCAACCGTTATGCCGGTGGCCAAGCCATAGCCGAGTCTGCCGGCACTGAGCCGGGGGAAGCGGTCAATCCAGTGGTCGTCGAGGCGATGAAAGAATTGGATTTCGACCTCGCCAATAACCTGCCGCGGGCTCTGACTTTCGAGATGACTCAGGGTGTTGAAAAGGCTGTCACCATGGGCTGCATGCAAGGCGCCTGTCCGGTGGTGAACGCCCCGCATGAGGACTGGGCGCTTCCTGACCCCAAGGATAAGGATATTTCCGAGGTCAGGCGGATCCGGGACGAGATCAAAAAGCGCGTCGTAGCCCTCTTGGAGGGTATGGGCATCACTCCGAGGTTATGA
- a CDS encoding alpha/beta hydrolase family protein: MILAHGVGDTSAIPCHLLAKALARTGIAGLVLHLPIHSRRLNPEFKKRFYKLTREEWFELYRVSVINIRQALDWAVGRPELDPERIGISGVSFGGYIAAIALGLDSRLKAGAILLSAGNLGKLAWSRSSRRFGKWDVTEEVFNEQQVEYFKYVDLVSNRGFEWIPPPHPGYPFDPYTFAAAIRNKPTLFVNALWDEYFPREAAREFGKAAGCPEQLWLPTGHATAWLFYPLIRNRVINLFQRSLRNKTDGS, translated from the coding sequence GTGATTCTAGCCCATGGAGTTGGCGACACCAGCGCCATACCGTGTCACCTGCTTGCGAAAGCACTAGCCCGGACGGGAATCGCCGGACTGGTTTTGCATCTGCCAATCCATTCGCGAAGACTCAATCCGGAATTTAAAAAGAGGTTCTACAAACTGACTCGGGAGGAGTGGTTTGAATTATACCGGGTATCGGTGATAAACATTCGCCAGGCTTTAGATTGGGCAGTTGGGAGGCCGGAGTTAGACCCTGAACGAATAGGGATTTCCGGTGTTAGTTTCGGCGGCTATATTGCTGCCATAGCGCTGGGTCTTGACTCCAGGCTCAAAGCTGGCGCAATTTTACTCTCGGCAGGGAACCTGGGGAAACTTGCCTGGAGCCGGTCTAGCCGTCGCTTCGGCAAATGGGATGTTACCGAAGAGGTTTTCAATGAGCAGCAAGTCGAATATTTCAAGTATGTTGATTTAGTTTCAAATCGAGGATTTGAGTGGATACCGCCGCCTCACCCTGGGTACCCTTTCGACCCGTATACCTTCGCTGCCGCAATCCGGAACAAGCCCACACTATTCGTGAATGCATTGTGGGACGAATATTTTCCCAGGGAAGCCGCCAGGGAATTCGGAAAGGCTGCCGGTTGTCCGGAACAATTATGGCTGCCCACCGGGCATGCCACCGCCTGGTTGTTTTATCCTCTTATCCGCAACCGCGTTATCAACCTGTTTCAGCGCTCGCTAAGAAATAAAACTGACGGTTCATAA
- a CDS encoding DOMON domain-containing protein, whose amino-acid sequence MNRIRIDKTRAKFAVTLILLLGVFASACGGGSPNPTTSNPTPTSTTPTGGIMDFPSGSYANTRLLAGDNFRISWTNTDDTISIGIKGKTGGWIAIALSPTLSKGGADLIIGAVTGGQVTLIDSYSPGYSGGHPRDASSGGTDDLYDIRGSESGGVTTIEFKRKINTLDSRDVAFQHGSNPFLFAMGPDDTMASEHSLVGAGEIIIVLTHP is encoded by the coding sequence ATGAATCGTATACGGATCGATAAAACCAGAGCGAAATTTGCCGTCACATTGATACTGCTTTTAGGTGTTTTCGCCTCCGCTTGCGGCGGCGGCTCTCCGAATCCAACGACTTCCAATCCAACACCGACGTCCACAACCCCAACCGGTGGCATCATGGATTTTCCATCTGGAAGTTATGCTAACACCAGACTGTTGGCTGGTGATAATTTCAGAATAAGCTGGACTAACACGGACGATACCATCTCGATTGGCATCAAGGGTAAAACGGGAGGGTGGATTGCCATCGCCTTGTCGCCGACATTGAGTAAAGGCGGAGCCGACCTGATAATCGGCGCGGTAACGGGCGGTCAGGTGACATTGATTGATTCCTACAGCCCAGGGTATTCCGGCGGTCACCCCCGCGATGCTTCGAGCGGCGGAACCGATGACCTGTATGACATCAGGGGCAGCGAGTCAGGCGGTGTGACGACCATCGAATTCAAACGTAAAATTAATACACTTGATTCTAGGGACGTTGCATTTCAACATGGAAGCAACCCATTTCTATTTGCCATGGGACCCGATGACACGATGGCCAGCGAACACAGCTTAGTGGGTGCGGGGGAAATCATCATCGTCCTGACTCACCCCTAG
- a CDS encoding diphthine--ammonia ligase, translating into MPHSLCIELDQDIERLTKHSPEPSTIGEKVFVSWSGGKDSCFACYKALQAGLDVRYLASMLTRNTGRLFPHYVTAQVLQAQAAAIGIPLFEQWLEVPENVTQHVRFVDYDRKYMEMLEKLKSLGITGGVFGDVSRGNPFAQAHWDRVEDFTRPVGMKAYRPLWDQDRETMIREFIDLGFKPLVIVADNRLPELLGKVLDHTILDDLKARYERSKEQERIYYHTFVLDGPIFRSRLEITESEKVTAGGVSYLEVKSFRMATKPEFENTR; encoded by the coding sequence ATGCCTCATTCACTTTGTATCGAACTTGATCAGGATATCGAGCGGTTGACGAAACATTCGCCTGAACCATCCACCATCGGTGAAAAGGTCTTCGTCTCCTGGAGCGGCGGCAAAGACTCCTGCTTTGCCTGTTACAAAGCGCTTCAGGCTGGGCTGGATGTCCGTTACCTGGCCTCGATGCTGACCAGGAACACAGGCCGGCTTTTCCCGCACTACGTCACCGCACAAGTGCTGCAGGCACAGGCGGCGGCTATCGGCATACCTCTCTTCGAACAGTGGCTGGAAGTGCCGGAAAATGTCACCCAACACGTCCGCTTCGTTGATTACGACCGGAAGTACATGGAGATGCTGGAAAAGCTCAAGTCTCTGGGTATTACCGGAGGCGTATTCGGCGACGTCTCCCGGGGCAACCCTTTTGCTCAAGCCCACTGGGATCGGGTGGAGGATTTCACTCGCCCTGTCGGGATGAAGGCTTATCGACCTCTGTGGGACCAGGACCGTGAAACGATGATCAGGGAATTCATCGACTTGGGCTTTAAGCCGCTGGTTATCGTCGCCGACAACCGCCTGCCGGAGTTGCTGGGCAAAGTGCTTGACCATACCATTCTCGACGACCTCAAGGCGCGGTATGAGCGGTCGAAAGAGCAGGAACGTATCTACTACCATACTTTCGTCCTTGACGGACCGATCTTTAGATCCCGCCTGGAGATCACTGAGAGTGAAAAGGTTACAGCCGGCGGAGTCTCATATCTAGAAGTTAAATCTTTTCGAATGGCAACCAAACCTGAATTTGAGAACACACGTTGA
- a CDS encoding B12-binding domain-containing radical SAM protein, whose protein sequence is MRVLLVNPGSEVNPRFNTYAVFPNGLLFLAAVLERAGHEVKVYDNVVDRRKPVDFKDFDPQLIGYSVLTGPDITQAILQSKEFKALYPEARIVWGNVHPSCTPEQTMAEEYIDYVIVGAGETALLQLIDYIEKGSTQPAAIAGLVYRENGQLKMNERASELKNLDELPDPAWHLIDVPKYWQVSLNTSRGCPFRCTFCYNSAFHSGYRGDFSAERIVAQVEHLQQRYGVKFIRFFEDNFTFNRKRLHRFCELVIEKKIKLKWDCEARADLSEKDVDLMARAGCVSVGIGVETGSKRLLEFLKKDIDLDVMQKSFWNIVRHRIMPRIYIMEAVPTETLADYQATRDLLHKMGDTPYFYMRFVPYPGTPIYYYCIEKGLIKPPEKLADWPHFSFNLATRGNLSEVPTEVVTEAFAEYARTYGPRRVRFMWRYNKRFFLSMVKNPLQFFGAVKELIKNTLPVMFNKNTSEAPEIKVEDIRTKKLAETQSEARK, encoded by the coding sequence ATGAGAGTATTGCTGGTCAATCCGGGCTCCGAGGTCAACCCCCGATTCAACACCTACGCCGTTTTCCCGAACGGGCTTTTATTTTTAGCGGCGGTGCTGGAGCGCGCCGGGCACGAGGTCAAAGTCTATGACAACGTTGTTGACCGCCGCAAGCCAGTTGATTTCAAAGACTTCGACCCCCAACTCATCGGCTACTCAGTGCTGACCGGCCCGGACATCACCCAGGCCATCCTCCAGTCGAAGGAGTTCAAGGCTCTCTATCCTGAGGCCAGGATCGTCTGGGGCAACGTCCATCCCTCCTGCACCCCGGAGCAGACGATGGCCGAAGAGTATATCGACTACGTCATCGTCGGTGCCGGCGAGACAGCGCTGCTGCAACTCATCGATTATATCGAAAAAGGTTCTACGCAGCCGGCGGCAATCGCCGGGTTGGTCTACCGCGAAAACGGCCAGCTCAAAATGAATGAGCGGGCATCCGAACTCAAGAACCTGGATGAACTGCCGGACCCAGCCTGGCACTTAATCGACGTGCCGAAGTACTGGCAGGTGTCCCTGAATACATCCCGCGGCTGCCCGTTCCGCTGCACCTTCTGCTACAATTCCGCCTTCCACTCCGGCTACCGCGGTGATTTCTCCGCGGAACGCATCGTCGCCCAGGTGGAGCACTTGCAGCAGAGGTACGGGGTGAAATTCATCCGCTTCTTCGAGGACAATTTCACCTTCAACCGCAAACGACTGCACCGCTTCTGCGAGCTGGTCATCGAAAAGAAGATCAAGCTCAAATGGGACTGCGAGGCTCGGGCCGACCTGTCCGAGAAGGACGTGGATCTGATGGCTCGGGCCGGCTGCGTCAGTGTCGGCATCGGGGTGGAGACCGGCTCTAAGAGGCTGTTGGAGTTCCTGAAAAAAGATATCGATCTAGATGTCATGCAAAAGAGTTTCTGGAACATTGTGCGGCACCGCATTATGCCGCGTATCTACATCATGGAGGCGGTGCCGACGGAAACGCTGGCGGACTACCAGGCGACTCGCGACCTGCTGCATAAAATGGGTGATACACCCTATTTCTATATGCGCTTCGTGCCATACCCAGGGACGCCGATCTACTACTATTGTATCGAAAAAGGGCTGATCAAACCTCCGGAGAAGCTGGCCGACTGGCCGCACTTCTCTTTCAACCTGGCGACTAGGGGCAACTTGTCCGAAGTGCCGACAGAGGTGGTGACGGAAGCCTTCGCTGAATATGCCCGGACATACGGGCCGCGGCGGGTGCGCTTCATGTGGCGTTACAATAAGCGCTTTTTCCTCTCTATGGTCAAGAACCCGCTGCAGTTCTTCGGCGCGGTTAAGGAACTGATCAAGAACACCCTGCCAGTGATGTTCAACAAGAACACGAGCGAGGCGCCGGAGATCAAGGTGGAGGACATCCGAACCAAGAAACTGGCCGAAACCCAGTCCGAGGCCAGGAAATAG
- a CDS encoding radical SAM protein, which produces MTTVSNKPSISVTAKKPENSLCVYHVVYEPTFKSIIFHHWTECNLKCRGCYCRREKIDFSLLPDWQVRLSTNPPESPPEVLLSLSETLKLIEGLAIDRAIFIGVEPTLDPGLPRLAHELKSRYGSYNILFTNAVSLPDISDIDEIIVSLKAVTPELYHQYTEGENRKTLENFRRIYDSGKKLQAEITLIPGVIDAAEIEEAAKFISSINKDIPLRITGFIKLSGMEFRAPTGEEVETAARLAMEHLKTVNYLSGDMPRVGEPPVRLF; this is translated from the coding sequence ATGACAACAGTCTCAAATAAGCCATCAATCTCCGTAACAGCCAAAAAGCCAGAAAATTCACTCTGTGTTTACCACGTGGTGTACGAACCGACCTTCAAGTCGATAATCTTCCACCACTGGACCGAATGCAACCTGAAGTGCCGCGGCTGCTACTGCCGGCGGGAGAAGATAGACTTTTCGCTGCTGCCGGACTGGCAGGTGCGCCTTTCGACCAACCCCCCTGAATCTCCCCCGGAGGTGTTGCTCTCTCTCAGCGAAACCCTGAAATTAATAGAAGGGTTGGCGATTGATCGAGCTATTTTTATCGGGGTAGAGCCGACGCTCGATCCTGGGTTGCCTCGGCTGGCGCATGAACTCAAGTCGAGGTACGGCAGCTACAACATTTTGTTCACCAACGCTGTGAGCCTGCCGGACATCTCCGACATCGATGAAATCATCGTCAGCCTCAAAGCCGTAACGCCGGAGCTCTACCACCAGTACACTGAGGGCGAAAACCGCAAGACGCTGGAAAACTTCCGCCGTATCTATGATTCAGGCAAAAAGCTTCAGGCAGAGATCACTCTCATTCCAGGTGTTATCGACGCCGCTGAGATTGAAGAGGCTGCGAAGTTCATCTCCTCGATCAACAAGGACATCCCGTTAAGGATTACCGGATTTATCAAACTCTCCGGTATGGAGTTCCGGGCGCCGACCGGAGAAGAGGTCGAAACCGCAGCGCGATTGGCAATGGAGCATCTTAAGACGGTGAACTACCTTTCGGGCGACATGCCGCGGGTAGGCGAACCGCCGGTCAGACTATTTTAG
- a CDS encoding reductive dehalogenase, whose product MTKYHGTLSRRDFMKGLGLAGASVGIAGAVAPSFNDLDELAASAPSARHPWFVKENELEHITSDVDWTAFKMLDKTTTGMPTASAENIAWRADRDAKFDLEGMTQKIPGRNVRCAALADMVTGLQTAAPWDGPTGITTPQEKGASRWEGSPEDNLQMVTAAFHLAGAALTGAMPINDHMLQIFDKGAVVFENIDKGTQDAKKVYHIPDKSKYLITYSVQQNYLQSLYQLREDPAYPDKLAMPMPLGRPAIHRAYGDGRYTEWQAMRFIKNLGYGAYKAGVTANVALGIFSGLGEQGRATYMMTPRSGLMTRITNYIITDLPVAPTNPIDFGGTKFCETCMRCAEKCPSDALGKQTEPTWDAGPGNRPGYRGWRVDWLKCIEVGAPSRCGVCHTLCPFNHPSEGIIHPVVRTVASTTSMFNKFFADMDRIFAYGEPKSPEDLEAWWTRDLNTWKGDVTHGAGKFNW is encoded by the coding sequence ATGACCAAGTACCACGGAACACTTTCACGCCGCGACTTCATGAAAGGTTTAGGGCTGGCCGGAGCGAGTGTCGGCATCGCCGGCGCCGTAGCCCCCAGCTTCAATGACCTTGATGAGTTGGCGGCTTCCGCGCCATCGGCACGGCACCCCTGGTTCGTTAAAGAAAATGAATTGGAGCACATCACTTCCGACGTTGACTGGACGGCCTTCAAAATGCTGGACAAGACCACCACCGGAATGCCGACTGCCAGTGCAGAGAATATCGCCTGGCGCGCCGACCGAGACGCGAAGTTCGACCTGGAGGGTATGACCCAGAAGATTCCCGGCCGCAACGTCCGTTGCGCCGCCCTGGCGGATATGGTCACTGGCTTGCAGACTGCGGCGCCATGGGATGGCCCTACCGGCATCACTACACCCCAGGAAAAGGGAGCTTCCCGCTGGGAAGGCTCGCCGGAGGATAATCTGCAGATGGTGACGGCCGCTTTCCATCTGGCTGGCGCCGCTCTGACCGGTGCAATGCCGATCAACGATCACATGCTTCAGATCTTCGACAAAGGCGCCGTCGTATTTGAGAATATCGACAAGGGTACCCAGGACGCCAAGAAGGTCTATCATATCCCGGACAAAAGCAAGTACCTGATCACCTACTCGGTGCAGCAGAACTACCTGCAAAGCCTGTACCAGCTCAGGGAAGATCCGGCTTATCCAGACAAGCTGGCTATGCCGATGCCGCTGGGCCGCCCGGCTATCCACCGCGCCTACGGCGATGGCCGCTACACCGAGTGGCAGGCGATGCGCTTTATCAAGAACCTGGGCTACGGCGCCTATAAAGCGGGCGTGACCGCCAACGTTGCCCTGGGCATCTTCTCAGGCCTTGGCGAACAAGGCCGCGCAACTTACATGATGACACCGCGATCCGGCTTAATGACCCGCATCACCAACTACATCATCACTGACCTGCCAGTAGCGCCGACAAATCCGATTGATTTCGGCGGCACCAAGTTCTGTGAGACCTGCATGCGCTGCGCCGAGAAATGCCCCTCCGACGCCCTTGGCAAACAAACCGAACCGACCTGGGACGCCGGCCCGGGCAACCGCCCCGGCTATCGCGGCTGGCGGGTTGACTGGCTGAAGTGTATCGAGGTGGGCGCGCCCTCCCGCTGCGGCGTCTGCCATACTCTATGCCCGTTCAACCACCCGTCCGAGGGTATTATCCACCCGGTGGTCCGCACCGTAGCCAGCACCACCTCCATGTTCAACAAGTTTTTTGCTGACATGGATCGCATCTTTGCTTACGGCGAACCCAAGAGCCCTGAAGATCTCGAAGCCTGGTGGACGCGCGACCTTAACACCTGGAAAGGCGACGTTACCCACGGCGCCGGTAAGTTCAACTGGTAG